The sequence GCTTACAGCCAAGCTATGGGCCTGCATCTGTCAAAGCCATTGCCAATCGCCAAGATATTCCTGCTGCTTATCTAGAAAAGTTACTTATAGAAATGCGTCGTGCTGGATTAGTTAAATCAATTCGTGGGAGTATTGGTGGCTATCAATTAGCCTTGGAGCCTGCACAAATTTCTATAGGACAAATTTTAGAAGCTGTGGGAGAAGCTATAACCCATTCACCTCAACCTACTCCCTCGCCAGAGCAAGCTGAAGATTGGGTAACATTTACTTTGTGGCAGAGGCTGAATCAAAAGCTGAAAGAAGCTTTGTACACTATTACTCTGGCTGATCTTTATTATGATGCTCGCAGCTGGCAAGCTTCTCTGGGTGCAGAGGCTAGTTTTGTGGTT is a genomic window of Fortiea contorta PCC 7126 containing:
- a CDS encoding Rrf2 family transcriptional regulator, producing MKLTTKGHYSVKALLDLSLQPSYGPASVKAIANRQDIPAAYLEKLLIEMRRAGLVKSIRGSIGGYQLALEPAQISIGQILEAVGEAITHSPQPTPSPEQAEDWVTFTLWQRLNQKLKEALYTITLADLYYDARSWQASLGAEASFVV